Proteins encoded by one window of Longimicrobium sp.:
- a CDS encoding HAD-IA family hydrolase, translating into MTPIRAVLYDFDGTLADSTELIMQCYRHTMTTHLGECPPDEEWLSGFGTPLADQIARFARTPDETGAMLDTYRDHQDSLLQTALRPYPGAEEVLSELQRRGVPLAIVTSRLRHATLRGLDICGLSRHFEVIITPEDVRNAKPDPEPVLLALERLGVPAAEALFVGDSPHDVAAGRAAGTRTAGVLWGPFPRRTLEEAGADFLLQRQDEVLGLVG; encoded by the coding sequence GTGACACCGATACGCGCGGTCCTGTACGATTTCGACGGCACCCTGGCGGACAGCACTGAGCTGATCATGCAGTGCTACCGCCACACGATGACCACGCACCTGGGCGAGTGCCCGCCGGACGAGGAGTGGCTGAGCGGCTTCGGCACCCCGCTGGCGGACCAGATCGCCCGCTTCGCCCGCACGCCGGACGAAACGGGGGCGATGCTCGACACCTACCGCGACCACCAGGACTCGCTCCTGCAGACGGCGCTCCGCCCCTACCCGGGCGCGGAGGAGGTGCTGTCCGAGCTGCAGCGCCGTGGCGTCCCGCTGGCGATCGTAACCAGCCGCCTGCGGCACGCAACGCTGCGCGGGCTGGACATCTGCGGCCTGTCGCGCCACTTCGAGGTCATCATCACCCCCGAGGACGTGCGCAACGCCAAGCCCGATCCGGAACCGGTCCTCCTGGCGCTGGAGCGGCTGGGCGTCCCCGCCGCGGAGGCGCTCTTCGTGGGCGACTCGCCGCACGACGTCGCCGCCGGCCGCGCCGCCGGCACCCGCACCGCCGGCGTCCTCTGGGGCCCGTTTCCGCGGAGAACGCTGGAGGAGGCGGGGGCGGATTTTCTGCTGCAGCGGCAGGACGAGGTGCTGGGGCTGGTGGGGTAG
- a CDS encoding saccharopine dehydrogenase C-terminal domain-containing protein has product MRMLVLGAGLQGSACAYDLLANTDHEVVIADLKVDALPAFLQPYLGGRLTAQQVDANDRTGIRDAMEGASAVMSAFPYYFNLGMAVAAVDSGAHFADLGGNTEIVLQQKGLHERAREKGLSVIPDCGLAPGMVNVLAEHGIRQLDTTRAVRIFVGGLPQNPQPPLNYQIVYSLEGVLDYYTTLSWVLRDGRPLQVAALSEVEELPFDGAGTLEAFHTAGGLSTMAQRYEGQIPSMEYKTLRYPGHARAMETIRELGLLGLEPVDVKGQKVTPRDLFISVVGPKLRKDYRESPDLVALRVEAEGDKDGEETLLRWDLLDRFDPATGITAMMRTTGFSLAITGALQAAGDIEPGVWTPDECMPAAVYIDSLARRNVMIREHRLTPDTAAVR; this is encoded by the coding sequence ATGCGGATGCTCGTGCTCGGCGCGGGCCTGCAGGGTTCTGCGTGTGCCTACGACCTGCTGGCCAACACGGACCACGAGGTGGTCATCGCCGACCTCAAGGTCGACGCGCTTCCCGCCTTCCTCCAGCCGTACCTCGGCGGCCGGCTGACGGCGCAGCAGGTGGACGCCAACGACCGCACGGGGATCCGCGACGCCATGGAAGGCGCTTCCGCGGTGATGAGCGCCTTCCCGTACTACTTCAACCTGGGGATGGCAGTGGCGGCGGTGGACTCCGGCGCGCACTTCGCCGACCTGGGCGGCAACACCGAAATCGTCCTCCAGCAGAAGGGGCTGCATGAGCGCGCCCGCGAGAAGGGGCTCTCCGTGATCCCCGACTGCGGACTGGCGCCGGGGATGGTCAACGTCCTGGCCGAGCACGGCATTCGCCAGCTCGACACCACCCGCGCGGTGCGCATCTTCGTGGGCGGCCTTCCGCAGAACCCGCAGCCCCCGCTCAACTACCAGATCGTGTACTCGCTGGAAGGGGTGCTGGACTACTACACGACGCTCTCGTGGGTGCTGCGCGACGGGCGCCCGCTGCAGGTGGCGGCCCTGAGCGAGGTGGAGGAGCTGCCGTTCGACGGCGCCGGCACGCTGGAGGCCTTCCACACGGCGGGCGGCCTTTCGACGATGGCGCAGCGCTACGAGGGGCAGATTCCCTCGATGGAGTACAAGACGCTCCGCTACCCCGGCCACGCCCGCGCCATGGAGACGATCCGCGAGCTCGGCCTGCTGGGGCTGGAGCCGGTGGACGTGAAGGGGCAGAAGGTGACGCCGCGCGACCTGTTCATCTCCGTGGTCGGCCCCAAGCTGCGCAAGGACTACCGCGAGAGCCCGGACCTGGTGGCGCTGCGGGTGGAAGCGGAGGGTGACAAGGATGGCGAGGAAACGCTCCTGCGCTGGGACCTCCTCGACCGCTTCGACCCCGCGACGGGGATCACGGCGATGATGCGCACCACCGGCTTCTCGCTCGCCATCACTGGCGCCCTGCAGGCCGCCGGCGACATCGAGCCCGGCGTCTGGACTCCGGACGAGTGCATGCCCGCCGCCGTGTACATCGATTCGCTGGCGCGCCGCAACGTCATGATCCGCGAGCACCGCCTCACCCCCGACACCGCCGCGGTCCGGTAG